A DNA window from Melanotaenia boesemani isolate fMelBoe1 chromosome 6, fMelBoe1.pri, whole genome shotgun sequence contains the following coding sequences:
- the rorc gene encoding nuclear receptor ROR-alpha B isoform X2 — MPAPARALEEPTGGTVSKKTHLTQIEVIPCKICGDKSSGVHYGVITCEGCKGFFRRSQLPTVSYSCSRQSNCQIDRASRNRCQHCRLQKCLAQGMSRDAVKFGRMSKRQRDSLIAEVERHRRQQQQQQQQLQGDTQVALSCPNKNRQDRSPQLLQPMPTAYSYTGDTELLSYAADVHPYLLCSPSDSQGSGMICRGPGVSPSSRSHCRGDNGRFPDVRGFDPRHQSHDLMTIHPLNPLEDPYSLYPHSLRNMDELCASIVRSHRETSQYRPEELQALRWKLFSREEIQAYQSKTVDEMWQHCASQLTDAVQYVVEFAKHIPGFRMLSQNDQIALLKTGSMEVVLVRMSRFFNTENNTVFFDGKFAGPEVFKSLGEKQTKACGDLIGAVFDFAHGMCALKLTEQQIALFGALVLINADRPCLEDRGRVQRVQRSVELGLTHILHQHNQESLMHKLYQRMAVLRSLCSLHMEKLRWFSQRYPLTAHSLFPPLYKELFASEAELLPGTTH, encoded by the exons cCCAGATTGAAGTTATCCCATGCAAGATTTGTGGTGATAAGTCTTCTGGAGTGCATTATGGTGTCATCACATGTGAGGGTTGCAAG GGATTTTTTCGGCGCAGCCAACTTCCCACCGTGTCCTATTCCTGCTCCAGGCAAAGTAATTGTCAGATAGACCGGGCCAGCCGGAACCGCTGCCAGCACTGTCGTCTGCAGAAATGCCTGGCTCAGGGCATGAGTAGAGATG CGGTAAAGTTTGGACGGATGTCTAAACGTCAGCGGGACTCTCTGATTGCTGAGGTGGAGAGGCACAGAcgacagcagcagcaacaacagcagcagcttcagggaGACACTCAGGTGGCGTTGTCCTGTCCCAACAAGAACCGTCAAGACCGCTCCCCCCAACTTCTCCAGCCCATGCCCACAGCCTACTCCTACACTGGAGACACTGAGCTGCTTTCCTACGCAGCTGATGTTCATCCTTACCTTTTGTGCTCTCCCAGTGATTCACAAGGGTCAGGAATGATCTGCCGTGGTCCTGGTGTCTCTCCCTCTTCAAGATCCCATTGCAGAGGAGACAATGGCAGATTCCCCGATGTAAGAG GATTTGATCCCAGACATCAATCTCATGATCTGATGACGATCCATCCTTTAAACCCTCTGGAAGATCCTTACAGTCTCTATCCTCATTCTCTGCGAAACATGG ATGAGCTGTGTGCCAGCATTGTGCGTTCCCACAGGGAGACCAGCCAGTACAGACCAGAGGAGCTGCAAGCTCTCAGATGGAAACTGTTCAGCAGGGAGGAGATCCAAGCCTACCAGAGCAAA ACAGTGGATGAGATGTGGCAGCACTGTGCCAGCCAACTGACTGATGCTGTGCAGTATGTAGTAGAGTTTGCGAAACACATCCCAGGTTTTCGTATGCTCAGCCAGAACGACCAGATTGCCCTCTTGAAGACTG GCTCAATGGAGGTGGTTCTGGTTAGGATGAGTCGCTTCTTTAACACAGAGAACAACACTGTGTTCTTTGATGGGAAATTTGCTGGACCAGAAGTCTTCAAATCCTTGGGTGAGAAGCAGACAAAAG cctgtggTGATTTAATTGGAGCAGTGTTCGACTTTGCTCATGGTATGTGTGCTCTAAAGCTCACTGAACAGCAGATCGCTCTCTTCGGTGCTTTAGTGCTGATCAATGCAG ACCGTCCATGTCTAGAGGACAGAGGTAGAGTTCAGCGAGTGCAAAGAAGTGTGGAGCTTGGACTTACGCACATTCTACACCAGCACAACCAGGAGAGTCTGATGCATAAG CTGTACCAGAGGATGGCGGTGTTGCGTTCGCTTTGCAGCCtgcacatggagaagctgcgcTGGTTCAGTCAGCGATACCCACTCACTGCCCACTCTCTGTTTCCTCCACTCTACAAGGAGCTGTTTGCATCTGAGGCAGAGCTGCTGCCTGGGACCACTCACTGA
- the rorc gene encoding nuclear receptor ROR-alpha B isoform X4: MMRAQIEVIPCKICGDKSSGVHYGVITCEGCKGFFRRSQLPTVSYSCSRQSNCQIDRASRNRCQHCRLQKCLAQGMSRDAVKFGRMSKRQRDSLIAEVERHRRQQQQQQQQLQGDTQVALSCPNKNRQDRSPQLLQPMPTAYSYTGDTELLSYAADVHPYLLCSPSDSQGSGMICRGPGVSPSSRSHCRGDNGRFPDVRGFDPRHQSHDLMTIHPLNPLEDPYSLYPHSLRNMDELCASIVRSHRETSQYRPEELQALRWKLFSREEIQAYQSKTVDEMWQHCASQLTDAVQYVVEFAKHIPGFRMLSQNDQIALLKTGSMEVVLVRMSRFFNTENNTVFFDGKFAGPEVFKSLGEKQTKACGDLIGAVFDFAHGMCALKLTEQQIALFGALVLINADRPCLEDRGRVQRVQRSVELGLTHILHQHNQESLMHKLYQRMAVLRSLCSLHMEKLRWFSQRYPLTAHSLFPPLYKELFASEAELLPGTTH, translated from the exons ATGATGCGAG cCCAGATTGAAGTTATCCCATGCAAGATTTGTGGTGATAAGTCTTCTGGAGTGCATTATGGTGTCATCACATGTGAGGGTTGCAAG GGATTTTTTCGGCGCAGCCAACTTCCCACCGTGTCCTATTCCTGCTCCAGGCAAAGTAATTGTCAGATAGACCGGGCCAGCCGGAACCGCTGCCAGCACTGTCGTCTGCAGAAATGCCTGGCTCAGGGCATGAGTAGAGATG CGGTAAAGTTTGGACGGATGTCTAAACGTCAGCGGGACTCTCTGATTGCTGAGGTGGAGAGGCACAGAcgacagcagcagcaacaacagcagcagcttcagggaGACACTCAGGTGGCGTTGTCCTGTCCCAACAAGAACCGTCAAGACCGCTCCCCCCAACTTCTCCAGCCCATGCCCACAGCCTACTCCTACACTGGAGACACTGAGCTGCTTTCCTACGCAGCTGATGTTCATCCTTACCTTTTGTGCTCTCCCAGTGATTCACAAGGGTCAGGAATGATCTGCCGTGGTCCTGGTGTCTCTCCCTCTTCAAGATCCCATTGCAGAGGAGACAATGGCAGATTCCCCGATGTAAGAG GATTTGATCCCAGACATCAATCTCATGATCTGATGACGATCCATCCTTTAAACCCTCTGGAAGATCCTTACAGTCTCTATCCTCATTCTCTGCGAAACATGG ATGAGCTGTGTGCCAGCATTGTGCGTTCCCACAGGGAGACCAGCCAGTACAGACCAGAGGAGCTGCAAGCTCTCAGATGGAAACTGTTCAGCAGGGAGGAGATCCAAGCCTACCAGAGCAAA ACAGTGGATGAGATGTGGCAGCACTGTGCCAGCCAACTGACTGATGCTGTGCAGTATGTAGTAGAGTTTGCGAAACACATCCCAGGTTTTCGTATGCTCAGCCAGAACGACCAGATTGCCCTCTTGAAGACTG GCTCAATGGAGGTGGTTCTGGTTAGGATGAGTCGCTTCTTTAACACAGAGAACAACACTGTGTTCTTTGATGGGAAATTTGCTGGACCAGAAGTCTTCAAATCCTTGGGTGAGAAGCAGACAAAAG cctgtggTGATTTAATTGGAGCAGTGTTCGACTTTGCTCATGGTATGTGTGCTCTAAAGCTCACTGAACAGCAGATCGCTCTCTTCGGTGCTTTAGTGCTGATCAATGCAG ACCGTCCATGTCTAGAGGACAGAGGTAGAGTTCAGCGAGTGCAAAGAAGTGTGGAGCTTGGACTTACGCACATTCTACACCAGCACAACCAGGAGAGTCTGATGCATAAG CTGTACCAGAGGATGGCGGTGTTGCGTTCGCTTTGCAGCCtgcacatggagaagctgcgcTGGTTCAGTCAGCGATACCCACTCACTGCCCACTCTCTGTTTCCTCCACTCTACAAGGAGCTGTTTGCATCTGAGGCAGAGCTGCTGCCTGGGACCACTCACTGA
- the LOC121641971 gene encoding extracellular matrix protein 1-like isoform X2 → MGSTWALVCSTTLVLALLSSAAKDEPNIEQHEIPFDLDLRGIPQPDSMMLQKEVDLTDLIDPKEFLMQKEMDVPPFLLNGQSSFGPRSFGGPPTLNYPVQFPLSRPTSDNIQAVCLHGDHRPRYPSSYFPPSGFGQNRRMATAVNNAESWFGSCCKRNQTWEGDMMLCCATQAWELSLELFCEENSRVKDRQHLCCSRDNGKLDCFNEAAENPSYEPTEVLPVESLPPTVNFSFDPSTCQRKLMTPYSVRVLRKKKEKKPSTSQKIDINFPPGRPTADNIELLCSNQKLRPLYNTKCLPRFGYELLAVQAKTINRLEKGFKQCCKKKHGVLTCADQKWRDELNKFCSAASNKQGPVDLQCCLGDEANDQYTCFQQTSPDPNYNMTSASEKPSLSRICDTHSIIRKRFPVGFPLTTFVSQCCPLPDEERASCSEQKLEEISQNLCPPKKPSPAVRRCCKTASREAVPQCISKIIMDAINKATNVLRQKKRKRCPIS, encoded by the exons ATGGGATCGACTTGGGCGCTAGTCTGCTCCACCACTTTAGTCTTGGCTTTACTGAGCTCAGCAGCTAAAG ATGAACCCAACATTGAGCAGCATGAGATCCCTTTTGACCTTGACCTCAG AGGGATTCCACAGCCAGATTCAATGATGTTGCAGAAAGAGGTGGACTTAACAGACCTTATTGATCCTAAGG AGTTCCTCATGCAGAAGGAAATGGATGTTCCACCATTTCTCCTCAATGGTCAATCTAGTTTTGGGCCCCGTTCTTTTGGTGGCCCTCCCACTCTGAACTACCCCGTTCAGTTTCCCCTTAGCCGACCAACATCTGACAACATCCAAGCCGTGTGTCTCCATGGAGACCATCGACCCCGCTACCCCAGCTCATATTTTCCCCCGTCTGGTTTTGGCCAGAACAGGCGAATGGCTACTGCTGTGAATAATGCAGAGTCCTGGTTTGGTTCGTGCTGTAAAAGGAACCAGACGTGGGAGGGAGACATGATGCTGTGTTGCGCCACTCAGGCG TGGGAGCTGTCACTTGAATTGTTCTGTGAGGAGAACTCAAGAGTGAAAGATCGTCAGCATCTCTGCTGTTCAAGAGACAATGGCAAACTAGACTGTTTCAATGAGGCTGCTGAAAACCCAAGCTACGAGCCAACAGAGGTGCTACCAGTGGAGTCGCTTCCCCCCACTGTCAACTTCAGCTTTGATCCCAGTACTTGCCAAAG GAAACTGATGACTCCATATAGTGTCAGGGTACttagaaaaaagaaggaaaagaaaccaTCGACTTCCCAGAAAATTGACATCAACTTTCCTCCTGGACGACCCACAGCAGATAACATTGAATTACTGTGCAGCAACCAGAAGCTTCGGCCCCTCTATAACACCAAGTGTTTGCCACGCTTTGGCTATGAGCTGCTGGCTGTACAGGCCAAGACCATTAATCGTTTAGAAAAGGGATTCAAACAGTGCTGCAAAAAGAAACATGGTGTCCTCACCTGTGCTGACCAGAAG TGGCGTGATGAGCTAAACAAGTTTTGCTCAGCTGCAAGCAACAAGCAGGGGCCAGTGGATTTACAGTGCTGTTTGGGTGATGAGGCAAATGATCAGTACACCTGTTTCCAGCAAACGTCTCCAGACCCAAACTATAACATGACTTCTGCCAGTGAGAAGCCCTCGCTTAGTAGAATATGTGACACTCACAGTATTATCAGGAAGAG ATTCCCTGTTGGGTTTCCTCTCACAACCTTTGTGAGCCAATGCTGCCCCCTGCCTGATGAAGAACGAGCCAGTTGTTCTGAGCAAAAG CTTGAAGAGATATCCCAGAACCTGTGTCCACCAAAGAAGCCGTCTCCAGCTGTTCGCCGCTGTTGCAAGACGGCTTCACGAGAAGCCGTTCCTCAGTGTATCTCTAAAATCATCATGGATGCCATCAACAAAGCAACCAATGTCTTACgccagaagaagaggaaaaggtgCCCGATTTCTTAA
- the LOC121641971 gene encoding extracellular matrix protein 1-like isoform X3 yields the protein MGSTWALVCSTTLVLALLSSAAKGIPQPDSMMLQKEVDLTDLIDPKEFLMQKEMDVPPFLLNGQSSFGPRSFGGPPTLNYPVQFPLSRPTSDNIQAVCLHGDHRPRYPSSYFPPSGFGQNRRMATAVNNAESWFGSCCKRNQTWEGDMMLCCATQAWELSLELFCEENSRVKDRQHLCCSRDNGKLDCFNEAAENPSYEPTEVLPVESLPPTVNFSFDPSTCQRKLMTPYSVRVLRKKKEKKPSTSQKIDINFPPGRPTADNIELLCSNQKLRPLYNTKCLPRFGYELLAVQAKTINRLEKGFKQCCKKKHGVLTCADQKWRDELNKFCSAASNKQGPVDLQCCLGDEANDQYTCFQQTSPDPNYNMTSASEKPSLSRICDTHSIIRKRFPVGFPLTTFVSQCCPLPDEERASCSEQKLEEISQNLCPPKKPSPAVRRCCKTASREAVPQCISKIIMDAINKATNVLRQKKRKRCPIS from the exons ATGGGATCGACTTGGGCGCTAGTCTGCTCCACCACTTTAGTCTTGGCTTTACTGAGCTCAGCAGCTAAAG GGATTCCACAGCCAGATTCAATGATGTTGCAGAAAGAGGTGGACTTAACAGACCTTATTGATCCTAAGG AGTTCCTCATGCAGAAGGAAATGGATGTTCCACCATTTCTCCTCAATGGTCAATCTAGTTTTGGGCCCCGTTCTTTTGGTGGCCCTCCCACTCTGAACTACCCCGTTCAGTTTCCCCTTAGCCGACCAACATCTGACAACATCCAAGCCGTGTGTCTCCATGGAGACCATCGACCCCGCTACCCCAGCTCATATTTTCCCCCGTCTGGTTTTGGCCAGAACAGGCGAATGGCTACTGCTGTGAATAATGCAGAGTCCTGGTTTGGTTCGTGCTGTAAAAGGAACCAGACGTGGGAGGGAGACATGATGCTGTGTTGCGCCACTCAGGCG TGGGAGCTGTCACTTGAATTGTTCTGTGAGGAGAACTCAAGAGTGAAAGATCGTCAGCATCTCTGCTGTTCAAGAGACAATGGCAAACTAGACTGTTTCAATGAGGCTGCTGAAAACCCAAGCTACGAGCCAACAGAGGTGCTACCAGTGGAGTCGCTTCCCCCCACTGTCAACTTCAGCTTTGATCCCAGTACTTGCCAAAG GAAACTGATGACTCCATATAGTGTCAGGGTACttagaaaaaagaaggaaaagaaaccaTCGACTTCCCAGAAAATTGACATCAACTTTCCTCCTGGACGACCCACAGCAGATAACATTGAATTACTGTGCAGCAACCAGAAGCTTCGGCCCCTCTATAACACCAAGTGTTTGCCACGCTTTGGCTATGAGCTGCTGGCTGTACAGGCCAAGACCATTAATCGTTTAGAAAAGGGATTCAAACAGTGCTGCAAAAAGAAACATGGTGTCCTCACCTGTGCTGACCAGAAG TGGCGTGATGAGCTAAACAAGTTTTGCTCAGCTGCAAGCAACAAGCAGGGGCCAGTGGATTTACAGTGCTGTTTGGGTGATGAGGCAAATGATCAGTACACCTGTTTCCAGCAAACGTCTCCAGACCCAAACTATAACATGACTTCTGCCAGTGAGAAGCCCTCGCTTAGTAGAATATGTGACACTCACAGTATTATCAGGAAGAG ATTCCCTGTTGGGTTTCCTCTCACAACCTTTGTGAGCCAATGCTGCCCCCTGCCTGATGAAGAACGAGCCAGTTGTTCTGAGCAAAAG CTTGAAGAGATATCCCAGAACCTGTGTCCACCAAAGAAGCCGTCTCCAGCTGTTCGCCGCTGTTGCAAGACGGCTTCACGAGAAGCCGTTCCTCAGTGTATCTCTAAAATCATCATGGATGCCATCAACAAAGCAACCAATGTCTTACgccagaagaagaggaaaaggtgCCCGATTTCTTAA
- the LOC121641971 gene encoding extracellular matrix protein 1-like isoform X1 has translation MGSTWALVCSTTLVLALLSSAAKDEPNIEQHEIPFDLDLRRGIPQPDSMMLQKEVDLTDLIDPKEFLMQKEMDVPPFLLNGQSSFGPRSFGGPPTLNYPVQFPLSRPTSDNIQAVCLHGDHRPRYPSSYFPPSGFGQNRRMATAVNNAESWFGSCCKRNQTWEGDMMLCCATQAWELSLELFCEENSRVKDRQHLCCSRDNGKLDCFNEAAENPSYEPTEVLPVESLPPTVNFSFDPSTCQRKLMTPYSVRVLRKKKEKKPSTSQKIDINFPPGRPTADNIELLCSNQKLRPLYNTKCLPRFGYELLAVQAKTINRLEKGFKQCCKKKHGVLTCADQKWRDELNKFCSAASNKQGPVDLQCCLGDEANDQYTCFQQTSPDPNYNMTSASEKPSLSRICDTHSIIRKRFPVGFPLTTFVSQCCPLPDEERASCSEQKLEEISQNLCPPKKPSPAVRRCCKTASREAVPQCISKIIMDAINKATNVLRQKKRKRCPIS, from the exons ATGGGATCGACTTGGGCGCTAGTCTGCTCCACCACTTTAGTCTTGGCTTTACTGAGCTCAGCAGCTAAAG ATGAACCCAACATTGAGCAGCATGAGATCCCTTTTGACCTTGACCTCAGGAGAG GGATTCCACAGCCAGATTCAATGATGTTGCAGAAAGAGGTGGACTTAACAGACCTTATTGATCCTAAGG AGTTCCTCATGCAGAAGGAAATGGATGTTCCACCATTTCTCCTCAATGGTCAATCTAGTTTTGGGCCCCGTTCTTTTGGTGGCCCTCCCACTCTGAACTACCCCGTTCAGTTTCCCCTTAGCCGACCAACATCTGACAACATCCAAGCCGTGTGTCTCCATGGAGACCATCGACCCCGCTACCCCAGCTCATATTTTCCCCCGTCTGGTTTTGGCCAGAACAGGCGAATGGCTACTGCTGTGAATAATGCAGAGTCCTGGTTTGGTTCGTGCTGTAAAAGGAACCAGACGTGGGAGGGAGACATGATGCTGTGTTGCGCCACTCAGGCG TGGGAGCTGTCACTTGAATTGTTCTGTGAGGAGAACTCAAGAGTGAAAGATCGTCAGCATCTCTGCTGTTCAAGAGACAATGGCAAACTAGACTGTTTCAATGAGGCTGCTGAAAACCCAAGCTACGAGCCAACAGAGGTGCTACCAGTGGAGTCGCTTCCCCCCACTGTCAACTTCAGCTTTGATCCCAGTACTTGCCAAAG GAAACTGATGACTCCATATAGTGTCAGGGTACttagaaaaaagaaggaaaagaaaccaTCGACTTCCCAGAAAATTGACATCAACTTTCCTCCTGGACGACCCACAGCAGATAACATTGAATTACTGTGCAGCAACCAGAAGCTTCGGCCCCTCTATAACACCAAGTGTTTGCCACGCTTTGGCTATGAGCTGCTGGCTGTACAGGCCAAGACCATTAATCGTTTAGAAAAGGGATTCAAACAGTGCTGCAAAAAGAAACATGGTGTCCTCACCTGTGCTGACCAGAAG TGGCGTGATGAGCTAAACAAGTTTTGCTCAGCTGCAAGCAACAAGCAGGGGCCAGTGGATTTACAGTGCTGTTTGGGTGATGAGGCAAATGATCAGTACACCTGTTTCCAGCAAACGTCTCCAGACCCAAACTATAACATGACTTCTGCCAGTGAGAAGCCCTCGCTTAGTAGAATATGTGACACTCACAGTATTATCAGGAAGAG ATTCCCTGTTGGGTTTCCTCTCACAACCTTTGTGAGCCAATGCTGCCCCCTGCCTGATGAAGAACGAGCCAGTTGTTCTGAGCAAAAG CTTGAAGAGATATCCCAGAACCTGTGTCCACCAAAGAAGCCGTCTCCAGCTGTTCGCCGCTGTTGCAAGACGGCTTCACGAGAAGCCGTTCCTCAGTGTATCTCTAAAATCATCATGGATGCCATCAACAAAGCAACCAATGTCTTACgccagaagaagaggaaaaggtgCCCGATTTCTTAA
- the rorc gene encoding nuclear receptor ROR-alpha B isoform X1: MEYVEPDLTPADAPSKKGGTVSKKTHLTQIEVIPCKICGDKSSGVHYGVITCEGCKGFFRRSQLPTVSYSCSRQSNCQIDRASRNRCQHCRLQKCLAQGMSRDAVKFGRMSKRQRDSLIAEVERHRRQQQQQQQQLQGDTQVALSCPNKNRQDRSPQLLQPMPTAYSYTGDTELLSYAADVHPYLLCSPSDSQGSGMICRGPGVSPSSRSHCRGDNGRFPDVRGFDPRHQSHDLMTIHPLNPLEDPYSLYPHSLRNMDELCASIVRSHRETSQYRPEELQALRWKLFSREEIQAYQSKTVDEMWQHCASQLTDAVQYVVEFAKHIPGFRMLSQNDQIALLKTGSMEVVLVRMSRFFNTENNTVFFDGKFAGPEVFKSLGEKQTKACGDLIGAVFDFAHGMCALKLTEQQIALFGALVLINADRPCLEDRGRVQRVQRSVELGLTHILHQHNQESLMHKLYQRMAVLRSLCSLHMEKLRWFSQRYPLTAHSLFPPLYKELFASEAELLPGTTH; this comes from the exons cCCAGATTGAAGTTATCCCATGCAAGATTTGTGGTGATAAGTCTTCTGGAGTGCATTATGGTGTCATCACATGTGAGGGTTGCAAG GGATTTTTTCGGCGCAGCCAACTTCCCACCGTGTCCTATTCCTGCTCCAGGCAAAGTAATTGTCAGATAGACCGGGCCAGCCGGAACCGCTGCCAGCACTGTCGTCTGCAGAAATGCCTGGCTCAGGGCATGAGTAGAGATG CGGTAAAGTTTGGACGGATGTCTAAACGTCAGCGGGACTCTCTGATTGCTGAGGTGGAGAGGCACAGAcgacagcagcagcaacaacagcagcagcttcagggaGACACTCAGGTGGCGTTGTCCTGTCCCAACAAGAACCGTCAAGACCGCTCCCCCCAACTTCTCCAGCCCATGCCCACAGCCTACTCCTACACTGGAGACACTGAGCTGCTTTCCTACGCAGCTGATGTTCATCCTTACCTTTTGTGCTCTCCCAGTGATTCACAAGGGTCAGGAATGATCTGCCGTGGTCCTGGTGTCTCTCCCTCTTCAAGATCCCATTGCAGAGGAGACAATGGCAGATTCCCCGATGTAAGAG GATTTGATCCCAGACATCAATCTCATGATCTGATGACGATCCATCCTTTAAACCCTCTGGAAGATCCTTACAGTCTCTATCCTCATTCTCTGCGAAACATGG ATGAGCTGTGTGCCAGCATTGTGCGTTCCCACAGGGAGACCAGCCAGTACAGACCAGAGGAGCTGCAAGCTCTCAGATGGAAACTGTTCAGCAGGGAGGAGATCCAAGCCTACCAGAGCAAA ACAGTGGATGAGATGTGGCAGCACTGTGCCAGCCAACTGACTGATGCTGTGCAGTATGTAGTAGAGTTTGCGAAACACATCCCAGGTTTTCGTATGCTCAGCCAGAACGACCAGATTGCCCTCTTGAAGACTG GCTCAATGGAGGTGGTTCTGGTTAGGATGAGTCGCTTCTTTAACACAGAGAACAACACTGTGTTCTTTGATGGGAAATTTGCTGGACCAGAAGTCTTCAAATCCTTGGGTGAGAAGCAGACAAAAG cctgtggTGATTTAATTGGAGCAGTGTTCGACTTTGCTCATGGTATGTGTGCTCTAAAGCTCACTGAACAGCAGATCGCTCTCTTCGGTGCTTTAGTGCTGATCAATGCAG ACCGTCCATGTCTAGAGGACAGAGGTAGAGTTCAGCGAGTGCAAAGAAGTGTGGAGCTTGGACTTACGCACATTCTACACCAGCACAACCAGGAGAGTCTGATGCATAAG CTGTACCAGAGGATGGCGGTGTTGCGTTCGCTTTGCAGCCtgcacatggagaagctgcgcTGGTTCAGTCAGCGATACCCACTCACTGCCCACTCTCTGTTTCCTCCACTCTACAAGGAGCTGTTTGCATCTGAGGCAGAGCTGCTGCCTGGGACCACTCACTGA
- the rorc gene encoding nuclear receptor ROR-alpha B isoform X3: MEYVEPDLTPADAPSKKGGTVSKKTHLTQIEVIPCKICGDKSSGVHYGVITCEGCKGFFRRSQLPTVSYSCSRQSNCQIDRASRNRCQHCRLQKCLAQGMSRDAVKFGRMSKRQRDSLIAEVERHRRQQQQQQQQLQGDTQVALSCPNKNRQDRSPQLLQPMPTAYSYTGDTELLSYAADVHPYLLCSPSDSQGSGMICRGPGVSPSSRSHCRGDNGRFPDVRGFDPRHQSHDLMTIHPLNPLEDPYSLYPHSLRNMDELCASIVRSHRETSQYRPEELQALRWKLFSREEIQAYQSKTVDEMWQHCASQLTDAVQYVVEFAKHIPGFRMLSQNDQIALLKTGSMEVVLVRMSRFFNTENNTVFFDGKFAGPEVFKSLACGDLIGAVFDFAHGMCALKLTEQQIALFGALVLINADRPCLEDRGRVQRVQRSVELGLTHILHQHNQESLMHKLYQRMAVLRSLCSLHMEKLRWFSQRYPLTAHSLFPPLYKELFASEAELLPGTTH; the protein is encoded by the exons cCCAGATTGAAGTTATCCCATGCAAGATTTGTGGTGATAAGTCTTCTGGAGTGCATTATGGTGTCATCACATGTGAGGGTTGCAAG GGATTTTTTCGGCGCAGCCAACTTCCCACCGTGTCCTATTCCTGCTCCAGGCAAAGTAATTGTCAGATAGACCGGGCCAGCCGGAACCGCTGCCAGCACTGTCGTCTGCAGAAATGCCTGGCTCAGGGCATGAGTAGAGATG CGGTAAAGTTTGGACGGATGTCTAAACGTCAGCGGGACTCTCTGATTGCTGAGGTGGAGAGGCACAGAcgacagcagcagcaacaacagcagcagcttcagggaGACACTCAGGTGGCGTTGTCCTGTCCCAACAAGAACCGTCAAGACCGCTCCCCCCAACTTCTCCAGCCCATGCCCACAGCCTACTCCTACACTGGAGACACTGAGCTGCTTTCCTACGCAGCTGATGTTCATCCTTACCTTTTGTGCTCTCCCAGTGATTCACAAGGGTCAGGAATGATCTGCCGTGGTCCTGGTGTCTCTCCCTCTTCAAGATCCCATTGCAGAGGAGACAATGGCAGATTCCCCGATGTAAGAG GATTTGATCCCAGACATCAATCTCATGATCTGATGACGATCCATCCTTTAAACCCTCTGGAAGATCCTTACAGTCTCTATCCTCATTCTCTGCGAAACATGG ATGAGCTGTGTGCCAGCATTGTGCGTTCCCACAGGGAGACCAGCCAGTACAGACCAGAGGAGCTGCAAGCTCTCAGATGGAAACTGTTCAGCAGGGAGGAGATCCAAGCCTACCAGAGCAAA ACAGTGGATGAGATGTGGCAGCACTGTGCCAGCCAACTGACTGATGCTGTGCAGTATGTAGTAGAGTTTGCGAAACACATCCCAGGTTTTCGTATGCTCAGCCAGAACGACCAGATTGCCCTCTTGAAGACTG GCTCAATGGAGGTGGTTCTGGTTAGGATGAGTCGCTTCTTTAACACAGAGAACAACACTGTGTTCTTTGATGGGAAATTTGCTGGACCAGAAGTCTTCAAATCCTTGG cctgtggTGATTTAATTGGAGCAGTGTTCGACTTTGCTCATGGTATGTGTGCTCTAAAGCTCACTGAACAGCAGATCGCTCTCTTCGGTGCTTTAGTGCTGATCAATGCAG ACCGTCCATGTCTAGAGGACAGAGGTAGAGTTCAGCGAGTGCAAAGAAGTGTGGAGCTTGGACTTACGCACATTCTACACCAGCACAACCAGGAGAGTCTGATGCATAAG CTGTACCAGAGGATGGCGGTGTTGCGTTCGCTTTGCAGCCtgcacatggagaagctgcgcTGGTTCAGTCAGCGATACCCACTCACTGCCCACTCTCTGTTTCCTCCACTCTACAAGGAGCTGTTTGCATCTGAGGCAGAGCTGCTGCCTGGGACCACTCACTGA